The Pseudomonas baetica genome includes a region encoding these proteins:
- a CDS encoding efflux RND transporter permease subunit: MGKYELDTMPVIRELKGFDARSGNRLERLIFNNRLWVVLACLLVTVTLSYFAVSRLSLNASFEKMIPHSQPFIKNYLDNRQALRGLGNSVRVVVESSDGDIFDPHYLDALKQISDELFLMPGVDRAWMKSLWTPTVRWTEVTEEGFQGGPVMPDSYDGSPQSVQQLRMNIARSGIVGSLIGNNFKSSMIFVPLLEKDPVTGKSIDYHAFSRQLEDKLRNRYEFSGQSASPGSGEEGTGPIKIRVIGFAKLVGDLIDGLMQVMLYFAVAALITTAIIFYFTRCARSTALVISCSVVAVVWELGLVALFGFELDPFSILVPFLVFAIGVSHGAQKMNGIMQDVGRGTHQLVAARYTFRRLFLAGLTALLADAVGFAVLMLVDIPVIQDLAITASIGVAVLIFTNLVLLPVLLSYFGVSRQAAERSLRAENQPGPGKGLWTLLERFTERRWASGAIAIAGLLAIGGLVVSSHLKIGDLDPGAPELRSDSRYNRDNAYITANYSLSSDQFAIMLKTPSEGCLKYETLVEADRLGWLLQQQPGVQTTVSLVNAVRQITAGSFEGNPKWLTLARNQNVLNYAAQQASVNNPELFNSDCSMMPVIAYLSDHKAETLDRVVQVSQAFANEHSTADRQFMLAAGSAGIEAATNIVVRDANHTMLLYVYAAVIVLCFITFRSWRAVVVAVVPLVLTSILCEALMVWLGMGVKVATLPVIALGVGIGVDYALYLLSVQLAQQRAGLSLTEAYRNSVRFTGKVVALVGITLAAGVVIWAWSPIKFQADMGILLTFMFIWNMVGALVLIPALSHFLLKRAH, from the coding sequence ATGGGTAAATACGAACTCGATACGATGCCGGTTATTCGCGAGCTCAAGGGCTTCGATGCACGCTCCGGCAATCGTCTGGAACGCCTTATTTTCAACAACCGCCTGTGGGTGGTTCTGGCTTGTCTGCTGGTGACGGTCACCTTGAGCTATTTCGCCGTTTCGCGGCTGTCGCTCAATGCCAGTTTCGAGAAGATGATTCCGCACAGTCAGCCCTTTATCAAAAACTACCTGGATAACCGCCAGGCCCTGCGTGGTCTCGGCAATTCAGTGCGGGTGGTGGTGGAAAGCAGCGATGGCGACATCTTCGACCCGCACTATCTCGACGCGCTGAAGCAGATCAGCGACGAGCTGTTCCTGATGCCCGGCGTGGATCGCGCCTGGATGAAATCGCTGTGGACCCCGACCGTGCGCTGGACAGAGGTCACTGAAGAGGGTTTTCAGGGCGGCCCGGTGATGCCCGATTCCTATGACGGTTCGCCGCAGTCGGTACAGCAACTGCGGATGAACATCGCCCGTTCCGGCATCGTCGGCAGCCTGATCGGCAATAACTTCAAGTCCAGCATGATCTTCGTGCCTTTGCTGGAGAAAGACCCGGTCACCGGGAAATCCATCGACTACCACGCGTTCTCGCGCCAGCTAGAAGACAAGCTGCGCAACCGTTATGAATTTTCCGGGCAAAGCGCCTCACCCGGCTCGGGCGAGGAGGGCACCGGCCCGATCAAGATCCGCGTCATCGGTTTTGCCAAACTGGTGGGTGACCTGATCGATGGCTTGATGCAAGTGATGCTGTACTTTGCGGTCGCTGCGTTGATTACCACCGCGATCATTTTCTACTTCACCCGTTGCGCTCGCAGCACCGCGCTGGTGATCAGTTGTTCGGTGGTCGCCGTGGTCTGGGAACTCGGGCTGGTGGCGCTGTTCGGCTTCGAGCTGGACCCGTTCTCGATCCTGGTGCCGTTCCTGGTATTTGCCATCGGTGTGTCCCATGGCGCGCAAAAGATGAACGGCATCATGCAGGACGTGGGGCGCGGCACCCACCAACTGGTCGCCGCGCGTTACACCTTTCGGCGCCTGTTCCTCGCAGGGCTGACGGCGTTGCTCGCCGATGCAGTGGGCTTCGCGGTGCTGATGCTGGTCGACATTCCGGTGATTCAGGACTTGGCGATCACAGCGAGCATTGGCGTTGCAGTGTTGATCTTTACCAACCTGGTATTGCTGCCGGTGTTGCTCTCGTATTTCGGCGTCAGTCGCCAGGCGGCCGAGCGCAGTTTGCGTGCCGAGAATCAACCCGGGCCAGGCAAGGGGCTCTGGACTCTTCTCGAGCGTTTCACCGAACGGCGCTGGGCCAGCGGGGCCATCGCCATTGCGGGTTTGCTGGCGATTGGCGGCCTGGTCGTCAGCTCGCACCTGAAAATCGGCGACCTCGACCCTGGTGCTCCGGAGTTGCGTTCGGACTCGCGCTACAACCGCGACAACGCCTACATCACCGCCAACTATTCGCTGTCCAGTGACCAGTTCGCGATCATGCTCAAGACCCCGAGCGAAGGCTGTCTGAAGTACGAAACGCTGGTGGAGGCGGATCGACTGGGCTGGTTGCTGCAGCAGCAGCCGGGGGTGCAGACCACGGTTTCGCTGGTCAACGCGGTGCGGCAGATCACGGCGGGTTCGTTCGAGGGCAATCCTAAATGGCTGACCCTGGCGCGTAATCAGAACGTCTTGAACTACGCGGCGCAACAGGCCTCGGTCAACAACCCGGAGCTGTTCAACAGCGATTGCTCGATGATGCCGGTCATTGCCTACCTGTCAGACCACAAGGCCGAAACCCTCGACCGGGTGGTGCAGGTGTCGCAAGCCTTCGCCAACGAACACAGCACGGCGGATCGTCAGTTCATGCTGGCGGCGGGCAGCGCCGGAATCGAGGCGGCGACCAACATTGTCGTGCGCGATGCCAACCACACCATGCTGCTCTACGTGTATGCCGCGGTGATCGTGTTGTGCTTCATCACTTTCCGCAGTTGGCGCGCGGTGGTGGTGGCGGTGGTGCCGCTGGTGCTGACTTCGATTCTGTGCGAGGCGCTGATGGTCTGGCTGGGCATGGGCGTGAAAGTCGCGACGTTGCCGGTCATTGCCTTGGGCGTCGGTATTGGCGTGGATTACGCGCTGTACCTGCTAAGCGTGCAATTGGCTCAGCAACGGGCCGGTCTTTCATTGACCGAGGCCTACCGCAATTCAGTGCGCTTTACCGGCAAGGTGGTGGCGCTGGTCGGCATAACGCTGGCGGCGGGCGTGGTCATCTGGGCCTGGTCACCGATCAAGTTCCAGGCCGACATGGGCATTCTGCTGACGTTCATGTTCATCTGGAACATGGTCGGAGCGCTGGTGCTGATTCCTGCGCTGTCGCATTTTTTGCTCAAGCGTGCGCATTGA
- a CDS encoding nuclear transport factor 2 family protein, with product MISSEVSCAVQLLSAEYWRRVDRLSQAPVSELYAASGVMQISTMRCEGQAQIERFFAERTLSEEQAQRTTRHITGGLAIEALSASRYRVYSTVLVLSGNGERPLPSQVPSSVADFVDVVVSTPEGVWLYESRTAQAVFTGTGAPSFAR from the coding sequence ATGATCAGTTCAGAAGTCAGTTGTGCCGTGCAATTACTGTCTGCGGAATATTGGCGGCGAGTCGATCGGCTTTCGCAGGCTCCTGTGAGCGAGCTTTACGCGGCGTCCGGTGTGATGCAAATCAGTACGATGCGTTGCGAGGGACAAGCGCAAATCGAGCGGTTTTTCGCAGAACGCACCCTTAGCGAAGAACAGGCTCAGCGCACCACGCGGCATATCACGGGGGGGCTGGCAATCGAGGCTCTTTCAGCCTCGCGTTACCGCGTCTACTCCACGGTATTAGTGCTGTCCGGCAACGGTGAGCGGCCCCTTCCTTCCCAAGTCCCCTCCAGCGTGGCCGATTTCGTCGACGTGGTCGTCAGCACGCCCGAAGGCGTCTGGCTGTACGAGAGCCGGACGGCGCAGGCTGTCTTTACCGGCACCGGCGCTCCTTCTTTCGCTCGCTGA
- a CDS encoding WD40/YVTN/BNR-like repeat-containing protein, translating to MAFHFFGPVAAGEFVDVLDTPSLHSELAAKSMLTGLASAGERLVAVGQRGHILFSDDAGLHWRQAQVPLSSDLVAVHFPTPQQGWAVGHDGVILHSRDAGASWERQLDARQIGALLLGYYQQQLIARPGDEGLLARVADAQRINDEGADQSFLDVWFQDEQVGYVVGAFNLIFRTEDGGRHWTPWLDRTENPGALNLYALRPIGDQLYIVGEQGLVLKLDPLAGRFNATPMPYNGSFFGITGKPGVALVYGLRGNVYRSVDEGMSWSKVELGLPLTITAGTVTADGRILLLSQAGHVLLSADNGASFTLQPENGLAPVAAAQVSSSGVLVVAGARGLRQLPFE from the coding sequence ATGGCATTTCATTTTTTTGGTCCGGTGGCCGCCGGCGAATTCGTGGATGTGCTGGACACTCCGTCCCTGCACAGCGAACTCGCGGCCAAAAGCATGCTCACTGGCCTGGCCAGTGCAGGTGAACGTCTGGTCGCCGTCGGCCAGCGTGGCCACATCCTCTTTTCCGATGACGCCGGCCTGCATTGGCGACAAGCGCAAGTGCCGCTCAGTTCAGACCTGGTGGCCGTGCATTTTCCGACACCCCAGCAAGGCTGGGCGGTGGGCCACGATGGCGTGATCCTGCACAGCCGCGACGCCGGCGCGAGCTGGGAGCGCCAACTGGATGCACGGCAGATCGGTGCGTTGCTGCTCGGTTATTACCAGCAGCAATTGATCGCCAGGCCAGGCGATGAAGGCTTGCTGGCGCGGGTCGCCGATGCCCAGCGCATCAACGACGAAGGCGCTGATCAATCCTTTCTCGATGTCTGGTTTCAGGATGAGCAAGTCGGGTATGTGGTTGGCGCCTTCAACCTGATTTTTCGCACTGAAGACGGCGGGCGCCATTGGACGCCCTGGCTGGACCGCACCGAAAACCCTGGCGCCCTGAACCTCTATGCGCTGCGCCCGATTGGTGATCAGTTGTACATCGTTGGCGAACAAGGTCTGGTATTGAAACTGGATCCGTTGGCCGGGCGTTTCAACGCCACGCCGATGCCCTACAACGGTTCGTTTTTCGGCATCACCGGCAAACCGGGCGTGGCCCTGGTGTATGGCCTGCGCGGCAATGTGTATCGCAGCGTCGATGAAGGCATGAGCTGGAGCAAGGTCGAACTCGGCCTGCCGCTGACCATCACCGCAGGCACCGTCACTGCTGACGGACGCATCCTGCTGCTCAGTCAGGCCGGGCATGTGCTGCTCAGTGCCGACAATGGCGCCAGCTTCACGCTTCAGCCGGAAAACGGTCTTGCCCCGGTGGCCGCTGCACAGGTGTCCAGCTCTGGCGTCCTGGTGGTTGCAGGCGCGCGCGGCCTGCGCCAGTTGCCTTTCGAATGA
- a CDS encoding DUF1302 domain-containing protein: MRAIEKLLKPSCLSVAVGLASSAALPAFAFTFNAGEIEGQFDSSLSVGASWGLEDADPKLIGRNNGGKGFAPGSDDGRLNFNKGETFSKIFKGLHELELKYGDTGVFVRGKYWYDFELKDENREFKDISDHNRKEGDKSSGAEFLDAFVYHNYKVNDQVGSVRLGKQVVSWGESTFIQGGINSINPVDLSAFNRPGAEIKEGLIPVNMLYVSQSLTENLSAETFYQLDWEQTLLPNCGTYLSPVDFVADGCEGLAVGPNLSNNNLAKAALQPFGINLGQEGIILPRAQDKDARNSGQWGLALRLYVPEIETEFGGYVMNYHSRLPYVNTIGGPHVVDQGYLPQLCANIGFPNTAACSGALGPALNTLGQAYRLGTSSYQVVYPEDIRLYGLSFATTLPTGTALSGEISYRPNLPLQINALDEASAVLNSPALSPPLANGTYTAANNAVFEGYERKPVTQAQVTALHMFDQVMGAERFTVMGEVGVVYVSGLDGKGGVRYGRNPVFGQGELYPDNNVCKAGNGLTAYNCNEDGFTTRTSWGYRLRAVWEYSGLIPAVTLRPNLAWSHDVDGYAPEPGFNEGSKALSIGLDAEYQNTYTASISATDFYGGDYNMSRDRDFVSLSLGVNF, translated from the coding sequence ATGCGTGCGATAGAAAAGTTGCTTAAACCGAGTTGTTTGTCAGTCGCAGTGGGGCTTGCCAGTAGTGCGGCGCTTCCGGCATTTGCTTTTACGTTCAATGCCGGAGAGATAGAGGGGCAGTTCGACTCATCACTGAGCGTGGGGGCCAGTTGGGGGCTGGAAGATGCTGACCCCAAACTGATTGGTCGCAATAACGGTGGTAAAGGCTTTGCCCCGGGTTCAGATGATGGTCGCCTGAACTTCAACAAGGGTGAAACCTTTTCGAAGATCTTCAAAGGCCTCCACGAACTGGAGCTGAAGTATGGCGACACCGGGGTATTTGTCCGCGGAAAATACTGGTACGACTTTGAATTGAAAGATGAAAACCGTGAGTTCAAAGACATCAGCGACCACAACCGCAAAGAGGGCGACAAGTCGTCCGGTGCCGAATTCCTCGATGCATTCGTTTATCACAATTACAAGGTGAACGATCAGGTGGGCAGTGTGCGGTTGGGCAAGCAAGTCGTCAGTTGGGGGGAGAGCACTTTTATCCAGGGCGGCATCAACTCGATCAACCCGGTGGACCTGTCGGCTTTCAACCGGCCTGGCGCGGAGATCAAAGAGGGCCTTATTCCGGTCAACATGCTGTATGTCTCGCAAAGCCTGACCGAAAACCTTTCGGCCGAGACCTTTTATCAGTTGGACTGGGAGCAAACGCTGCTTCCTAACTGCGGCACTTATCTCTCGCCGGTGGACTTCGTCGCGGACGGCTGCGAGGGGCTGGCTGTCGGGCCCAACTTGTCGAACAACAACCTGGCTAAAGCAGCGTTACAACCCTTCGGCATCAATCTGGGGCAGGAGGGGATCATCCTGCCGAGAGCGCAGGACAAAGATGCGCGAAATAGCGGGCAGTGGGGGTTGGCGCTTCGACTGTACGTGCCTGAGATAGAGACCGAGTTCGGTGGGTATGTGATGAACTATCACAGTCGTCTGCCCTACGTGAACACCATTGGTGGCCCTCATGTGGTCGATCAGGGTTACTTGCCGCAGTTGTGCGCCAACATAGGGTTTCCCAATACGGCGGCTTGTTCGGGGGCGCTTGGCCCGGCCCTGAACACGTTGGGCCAGGCGTATCGCCTGGGCACCTCGAGTTATCAGGTGGTTTATCCGGAAGACATCCGTCTTTACGGACTTAGTTTCGCCACGACGCTACCGACGGGTACTGCGCTATCGGGGGAGATCAGTTATCGCCCTAATCTACCGTTGCAGATAAACGCACTCGATGAAGCCTCCGCTGTACTCAACAGCCCTGCATTGTCTCCACCATTGGCCAATGGCACTTATACCGCTGCCAACAATGCGGTGTTCGAAGGCTATGAGCGCAAACCGGTCACCCAGGCGCAGGTCACTGCACTGCATATGTTTGACCAGGTAATGGGTGCCGAGCGCTTCACGGTAATGGGGGAAGTCGGGGTTGTGTACGTCAGCGGCCTGGATGGCAAGGGCGGCGTACGTTACGGCCGTAACCCGGTATTTGGCCAAGGCGAGTTGTACCCCGACAATAACGTTTGCAAAGCTGGCAACGGACTGACTGCTTACAACTGCAATGAAGACGGCTTCACCACGCGTACCTCGTGGGGCTACCGCTTGCGCGCAGTCTGGGAATATTCGGGGCTGATTCCTGCGGTCACTCTGAGGCCAAACCTGGCCTGGTCCCATGACGTTGATGGCTACGCGCCTGAGCCTGGTTTCAATGAAGGCAGCAAGGCACTGAGTATCGGCCTGGATGCGGAATATCAAAACACCTATACGGCTAGTATTTCCGCCACTGATTTTTATGGCGGCGATTACAACATGAGCCGCGACCGTGACTTCGTCTCGCTGAGCCTCGGCGTGAACTTTTAA
- a CDS encoding HpcH/HpaI aldolase family protein translates to MQGSQTLGFRQRFLQSTAMFGTFIKTPTSHAVEIVGALGFDFVVIDAEHGPFDRRSIDTALLAARASATAALVRVADSGAAQILAALDDGAEGVIAPHIDSVAKAEAFVAACKYSRKRGFSNSPRAGGYGAKGLWQHADEADQTVLTIAMIEDPTALDSIDEIVCVEGLDAIFIGRGDLCVALQDRAPGMPLTELATAKIIAAARRAGKAICMLAATAEEAHLFQRQGVRGFVISSDQGFLRSAASQALDRYRSSCLNAG, encoded by the coding sequence ATGCAAGGTTCACAAACGCTCGGGTTTCGCCAGCGTTTTCTGCAAAGCACTGCGATGTTCGGGACGTTCATCAAAACCCCCACTTCGCACGCCGTCGAAATAGTCGGTGCTCTCGGGTTTGACTTTGTGGTCATCGACGCAGAGCACGGTCCTTTTGATCGCCGCTCGATCGATACCGCACTGCTGGCTGCGCGGGCATCTGCCACTGCGGCACTGGTGAGAGTCGCTGATAGCGGCGCCGCGCAAATTCTCGCCGCTTTGGACGATGGCGCCGAAGGGGTGATAGCGCCTCATATCGACTCGGTGGCAAAGGCCGAAGCGTTTGTGGCCGCCTGCAAATACTCACGCAAGCGTGGCTTCTCGAACTCGCCGAGAGCCGGCGGCTACGGCGCGAAAGGCCTCTGGCAACACGCCGATGAGGCCGATCAAACGGTGCTCACCATCGCGATGATTGAAGACCCGACAGCCCTTGATTCGATCGACGAGATTGTCTGCGTCGAGGGGTTGGACGCCATCTTCATCGGTCGTGGCGATTTGTGTGTGGCCCTGCAGGATCGCGCACCTGGTATGCCGCTCACCGAACTCGCGACTGCGAAAATAATCGCTGCCGCGCGCCGCGCCGGCAAGGCGATCTGCATGCTCGCCGCAACAGCAGAAGAAGCACATCTATTTCAGCGGCAAGGGGTACGGGGCTTTGTGATTTCTTCCGACCAGGGCTTCTTGCGTTCTGCCGCGTCGCAAGCGCTCGACCGGTATCGATCCTCGTGTTTGAACGCAGGCTAA
- a CDS encoding amidohydrolase family protein, protein MTKILITLSSLLALSLVGCGPDPIEKVDISTQKSRFVLTNVTVVDTRDGALSPGVNVLVDDGKVVSIAKSELTEKIADARVIDATGKYLVPGYMDMHTHVLEDERPTANLALLLVNGVTSFRQMSGSYELLEKRKAGSVGIPTGAPSLLSMPGPILTPLNASTVDQALVEVRKQKAAGADFIKIAFVSSEVLFAVLDEGKKLGIPVLGHVTEEANVLEAAGRGMHSIEHMGPIPGVLLTCAKDGEALRDPIGHRPPKFLSLLAHVPYADKLLMPILKKTIINPSTLLTPAAINQFDELVSTYDADLCRQSVQVFKDNGTWMVPTLIRTKSASLAFEPEFSSNDKLRYVKKSISDEWISVTDAYNSKLTDTERNVLRNTYALNLKMVKILSDADVRLLAGDDSDGAGWLVPGFSLHQEFTELAKAGLTPLKILQMTTLNGAEYVNLSDTLGTVEAGKTADLVLLDDNPIAAVENLDKISAVIKDGRYFSRAALDKLLAQVASENKE, encoded by the coding sequence ATGACTAAAATTCTGATAACGCTAAGTTCACTACTCGCCCTCAGCCTGGTCGGTTGCGGCCCGGACCCCATTGAAAAGGTGGACATCTCCACGCAGAAAAGCCGCTTCGTATTGACCAATGTGACCGTTGTAGATACCCGTGACGGGGCTCTCTCTCCAGGGGTCAATGTCCTTGTCGACGACGGCAAGGTCGTCAGCATTGCGAAAAGTGAGCTGACTGAAAAAATCGCTGATGCGCGGGTGATCGACGCCACCGGGAAGTACCTGGTTCCCGGCTATATGGACATGCATACCCATGTGCTGGAAGACGAACGTCCGACGGCCAATCTCGCATTGTTGCTGGTGAACGGCGTCACCAGTTTCCGCCAGATGTCGGGAAGCTACGAATTGCTTGAAAAACGAAAAGCGGGAAGCGTTGGCATACCGACTGGCGCGCCGTCGTTGCTATCCATGCCCGGTCCGATACTGACGCCGCTTAACGCTTCCACCGTCGACCAGGCACTGGTTGAGGTCAGAAAGCAAAAAGCGGCAGGTGCGGATTTCATCAAGATCGCATTTGTTTCCAGTGAGGTGTTATTCGCCGTACTCGATGAAGGCAAGAAGCTCGGTATCCCGGTATTAGGCCATGTCACGGAGGAGGCGAATGTGCTCGAAGCCGCAGGTAGAGGCATGCACTCTATTGAGCATATGGGTCCTATCCCGGGTGTATTGCTCACTTGTGCAAAAGACGGCGAGGCCCTCAGGGATCCCATCGGGCACCGGCCGCCGAAATTTCTTTCGCTGCTGGCTCACGTGCCTTATGCCGACAAATTGCTCATGCCCATTTTGAAAAAAACCATTATCAACCCTTCTACCCTGTTGACCCCCGCCGCCATCAACCAGTTCGACGAGCTGGTGAGCACCTATGACGCAGATTTGTGCCGGCAGTCGGTGCAGGTTTTCAAAGACAATGGCACGTGGATGGTGCCGACGCTGATTCGCACCAAATCCGCCAGTTTGGCCTTTGAACCCGAATTTTCATCCAACGACAAACTGCGCTATGTCAAAAAATCCATTAGTGATGAGTGGATCAGCGTCACGGATGCTTACAACAGCAAGCTCACTGACACCGAGAGAAACGTGCTGAGAAACACTTATGCCCTGAACCTGAAAATGGTCAAGATCCTGAGTGACGCTGACGTGCGCCTGCTTGCCGGCGATGACTCGGATGGGGCCGGCTGGCTGGTTCCAGGCTTTTCGTTACACCAGGAATTTACCGAGCTTGCAAAGGCAGGTCTGACACCGTTGAAAATCTTGCAGATGACCACGCTGAACGGTGCTGAGTACGTCAACCTGAGTGACACCCTGGGTACAGTCGAGGCTGGAAAAACCGCTGACCTGGTACTCCTGGATGACAACCCGATTGCGGCAGTGGAGAACCTCGACAAAATTAGTGCGGTCATCAAGGACGGTCGTTATTTTTCCCGGGCAGCATTGGACAAACTGCTGGCTCAGGTTGCATCTGAAAACAAGGAATAA
- a CDS encoding DUF1329 domain-containing protein: protein MNFVKSILTTTLLLSIAAAAEAAVTPEQAAQLGTSLTGVGAEKAGNAEGTIPTYTGGLTTPPASFQPGSSVRPDPFEGEKPRLVINAKNAAEYTGKLTASTQELLKRYPNFRVDVYPTHRTVALPAQVLANTKVNAVGAKTAEGGLTMENALPGVPFPIPGDGNEAVWNHLLRYLGSGVTNKYDSWNVDSSGTASLSTTGLFNIEYPLFAANRPAGPVAPNEVFYKIKLQYTGPARRAGEALLLLDAVNPLMQPRRAWQYLPGQRRVKLAPNLAYDTPNPTTTGTATYDDAFLFNGAMDRYDFKLAGKKEVLVPYNTYKLNYHTNAADVTTANFINPDLMRWELHRVWVVEATLKPGKRHIYSKRTFYLDEDSWAVLASDQYDARGQLFRGGFTHLTYSYDVQAPDTLNHMIYDFVSGAYNLNGFYGPYGGMKYIEPLSKAQWVPESLAGTGIR from the coding sequence ATGAATTTTGTCAAATCGATACTCACTACCACGTTGCTGCTGTCCATTGCCGCTGCTGCCGAGGCGGCGGTAACCCCCGAACAAGCCGCGCAACTGGGCACCAGCCTGACCGGCGTCGGCGCCGAAAAAGCCGGCAACGCCGAGGGCACCATTCCGACGTACACCGGAGGCCTGACGACGCCACCGGCCAGCTTCCAGCCAGGCAGCTCGGTGCGTCCGGACCCCTTCGAGGGAGAAAAGCCTCGCCTCGTCATCAATGCCAAGAATGCCGCCGAATACACCGGCAAACTCACCGCATCCACCCAGGAACTGCTCAAGCGCTACCCGAACTTTCGGGTCGACGTATACCCGACCCACCGCACCGTTGCCTTGCCAGCGCAGGTGTTGGCGAACACCAAGGTGAATGCCGTGGGCGCCAAGACTGCCGAAGGGGGCCTGACGATGGAAAACGCCTTGCCAGGCGTGCCGTTCCCGATTCCTGGCGACGGCAATGAGGCGGTGTGGAACCACTTGTTGCGTTACCTGGGTAGTGGCGTGACCAACAAATACGACTCGTGGAACGTCGACTCCTCCGGTACTGCTTCGTTGAGTACCACCGGTTTGTTCAACATTGAATACCCGTTGTTTGCGGCGAATCGCCCTGCGGGCCCGGTCGCGCCCAACGAGGTGTTCTACAAGATCAAGCTGCAATACACAGGTCCCGCCCGGCGCGCGGGTGAAGCGCTGTTGTTGTTGGACGCGGTCAATCCGCTGATGCAACCACGTCGGGCCTGGCAATACCTGCCCGGGCAACGTCGGGTGAAACTAGCGCCGAACCTGGCGTACGACACGCCCAACCCGACCACGACGGGTACTGCAACCTACGACGATGCCTTCCTGTTTAACGGGGCGATGGACCGCTACGATTTCAAACTGGCGGGCAAGAAGGAGGTGCTGGTTCCGTACAACACCTACAAGCTCAACTACCACACCAACGCCGCCGACGTGACCACTGCCAACTTCATCAACCCGGACTTGATGCGTTGGGAGCTGCATCGCGTGTGGGTGGTCGAGGCCACGCTGAAACCGGGCAAGCGCCACATCTACAGCAAGCGCACCTTCTACCTCGACGAGGACAGCTGGGCGGTACTGGCTTCCGACCAGTATGACGCCCGGGGTCAACTGTTCCGCGGCGGCTTCACCCACCTGACCTACAGCTACGACGTGCAGGCGCCAGACACCCTCAATCACATGATTTATGACTTTGTCTCCGGCGCGTACAACCTCAATGGTTTCTACGGTCCTTATGGCGGCATGAAGTACATCGAGCCACTTTCCAAGGCGCAGTGGGTTCCCGAGTCGCTGGCTGGCACCGGCATCCGTTAA
- a CDS encoding alpha/beta fold hydrolase: protein MLLLHGWGGTFRSSWGASHWVEAIECTGRSVIALDLPGHGQAGGSLDPYAYADLASAVRDLLPKVGIVDAIGYSLGGKVLLALALAEPDRFRRLVIAGLGSNVFKPESAGSLLAHALEQGVDAHTPAPIKALVEYALQAGNDPKAVAAVLRRPANPTIQAAQLARLYLPTLLVCGDQDAVAMPIEPLMTALPEASSVVLPGVNHLDLLSQRECRDAALAFLA, encoded by the coding sequence GTGCTCTTGCTGCATGGGTGGGGCGGCACGTTCCGCTCCTCCTGGGGCGCCAGTCATTGGGTCGAGGCCATCGAATGCACGGGTCGCTCGGTGATCGCGCTGGACTTGCCTGGCCATGGTCAAGCGGGGGGCTCTCTGGACCCGTACGCGTATGCGGATCTGGCGAGCGCGGTACGCGACCTGTTGCCGAAAGTCGGCATTGTCGATGCCATTGGTTACTCGCTTGGTGGCAAGGTGCTGCTCGCCCTTGCCCTTGCCGAACCCGACCGCTTCCGGCGTCTGGTAATCGCCGGGCTGGGCTCGAACGTGTTCAAACCCGAGTCTGCCGGTTCGCTGTTGGCACACGCACTTGAGCAGGGAGTGGACGCACACACGCCGGCGCCGATCAAGGCGTTGGTCGAATACGCACTGCAAGCCGGCAACGACCCAAAGGCCGTCGCCGCGGTGCTGCGACGGCCAGCCAACCCGACAATCCAGGCCGCTCAACTCGCGCGGCTCTACCTGCCGACATTGCTGGTGTGTGGCGATCAGGATGCCGTGGCAATGCCGATTGAGCCGCTGATGACCGCCCTGCCAGAAGCCAGCAGCGTAGTGCTCCCAGGGGTGAATCACCTGGATTTGCTTAGCCAGCGCGAGTGCCGCGATGCGGCGTTGGCCTTCCTGGCGTAA